The nucleotide sequence ATCTTGCCGTGGGGAATGGCCACCCCGTCGCCGATGCCCGTGGTTCCGAGGTTTTCCCGGTCGAGCAGCACCTGATGGGCGCGTTTGGCGTCAAAATCGGGCCACTGCTTCTTGATGGGGGCCACGAGCTCGGCCAACACTTCGGACTTGGACTCCGACGCAAGATTCCCGATGACGAACTCGGGCTGGAGATAGTCCTCTAACCGCATCTAAGCGCCCGTTCCAGGATCGATGAGGCCGAAGTCGCCGTTGCGCAGGCGGTAGATGACGTTGGGCCGTTCGGTTTCGGAGTTGATGAACACCAGGAATTCGTACTTGAGAGCCTCCAGCTGCATGGCGGCTTCTTCCACGGCCATGGGCTTGGGCTGATACTCGTCGGTTTCGATGATGGTGGGCACGCGGCCGCCGGCGGCGTCCTCGCTGATGCTGATGACGTCCATGCGGACCTGTTCCACGGTCTGGCGACGGCGGTCCTTTTGCTTCTCGCGGAACTTCTTGGCCTGGGCCTCGATCTTGTCGAGGATCAGGTCAATGGTGGAGTACATGTCCTCGGAGGTTTCGTGAGCCGAGATGTGCATATTGTCGGCCAGGAAGATGACGTCGGCCATCTGCCGGGTCTTTTCCACGGCCAGGTTGACCTGGACATCCGAGGTATCGGTGGACGAGGTGTACTTGCCAAGCTTTTCAAAGCGCTTCCTGGCATAATCGCGCAAATGATCAGACGGCTCGAAATTCTTGAAATTAAAGGTGATGTTCATAGAATCCTCCAGGCTGGCGTGGTGAGAGGCCGGAAACCCGGCCCGAAGCATCAGAAAACCGCCTTGCGCTTCGACGACGACTCGATTCCCATGGCCGTGCGATACTTGGCCACGGTTCGCCGGGCGATGTTGATTTGCAGTTCATCCTTGAGCATGTCGGCGATGGCCTCGTCGCTGATGGGCTTTTTGTCATTCTCGCCGGAAATAATGCGCTTGATCATGGCCTTGACCGACTCGGAGCCTACCGTGCCCCCGTCGTCGAGTTCCAGGGCGCTGTTGAAAAAGAACTTGAGTTCAAAGATGCCGTGGGGCGTGGCCACGTACTTGTTGGACGTAATGCGGCTGACGGTGGACTCGTGCATGCTGATGTCGTCGGCCACGTCCTTGAGGATCAGCGGCCGCAG is from Solidesulfovibrio magneticus RS-1 and encodes:
- the hpf gene encoding ribosome hibernation-promoting factor, HPF/YfiA family; amino-acid sequence: MNITFNFKNFEPSDHLRDYARKRFEKLGKYTSSTDTSDVQVNLAVEKTRQMADVIFLADNMHISAHETSEDMYSTIDLILDKIEAQAKKFREKQKDRRRQTVEQVRMDVISISEDAAGGRVPTIIETDEYQPKPMAVEEAAMQLEALKYEFLVFINSETERPNVIYRLRNGDFGLIDPGTGA